A window of Bradyrhizobium sp. AZCC 1719 genomic DNA:
ATGGTGACCGGGCCGGTGAGCATCGCCTTCATCGGCTTTGTCGTCAGCGACTGGGCGTATTGCCACCACTCGACCGTCATCGGCTTCGGGCGAGAGACGTCGCCGAACAGCACAGGCGGGCGAACGTAGCGCGATCCGTAGGATTGCACCCAACCGTGCGTAGTGAAGGCAAAGCCCGCCAGCTGTTCGCCGAAATACTGCACCATGTCGTTGCGCTCGAACTCGCCATGCACAAGCACGTCCAGCCCGATATTTTCCTGCCAGCGCACGGTGCGGGCGGTCTGGTTCTGCAGGTAGAGCTTGTAGGCTTCGTCCGTCAGGGCGCCCCTGGCGTGCGCGGAGCGGGCGTTCCTGACGTCGGCGGTTTGCGGGAACGAGCCGATGGTCGTGGTCGGGAACGCCGGCAGGTTGAAGCGCTCGCGCTGGACGGTAGCGCGTTCAGCGAAGATGCTGGCGCGGAAGCGCATCGGTTCATCGATGCTGGCAACGCGTGCCGCTACCTTCGCATCGTGAATGCGCGGCGACGCCTTGCGGGAGGTCGCCGCCTGATCCGATGCCTTCAGGCTGGCTTCGACTGCTCTGCGGTCATCGGCGAGTGCCGTTCCGAGCGTGGCCAGTTCCTCGAGCTTTTGTATCGAAAACGCCAGCCAGCTCTTGATTTCGGGATCGAGCCCGGTCTCCAGTGCCAGATCGATAGGGACATGCAGCAGCGAACAGGAGGGAGCGATCTGCACGCGATGCTTGCCAAGTTTGGCGATCACGGGCTCGAGCCGATCGAGAAGCCGGCTCAAATCCGCGCGCCAGATGTTACGGCCATCGATGATTCCGAGCGACAGCACGCGGTCATCAGGGAAGCCGGCAAGCTCGTCGATCTGCTCCGGCGCGCGCACGAGGTCGAGATGCAGGCCGGCGACGGGCAGGGATAGCGCGGTGTCGCGGTTGGCGCCGAGCCCGCCAAAATAGGTCGTCAGCATGATCTTGAGCTGCGGTACGGCGCTCGCGATCTCCGCATAGGCATAATGCAACGCCTGCTGGGCGACGATGTCGAGGTCGAGCACCAGACACGGCTCGTCGATCTGCACCCATTCCGCGCCCCGGTAGGCAAGTTCGCGGAGCACCTCGACGTAAACCGGCATCAAGCGATCAAGCAGGGACAGCGGATTGAAACCGGCATCCTTGCTCTTGGCGAGTTTGAGAAACGTGACGGGGCCGACCAGCACGGGGCGGGTTTGATAGCCCAGCGCCTTGGCTTCCTCGTATTCCTCGATCGGCTTGCGCGAGGCGAGAGTGAACTGCTGATCCTTCGCCAGTTCGGGCACCATGTAGTGGTAGTTGGTGTCGAACCATTTTGTCATCTCGAGCGCCGGCACGCCGTGCGCGGCGCCATGTCCGTGATGGGCATGGCCGCAGCTCGCCTCATGCGGCTTGCCTTGCGCGCCGCGGGCCATCGCGAAGTAAGTCGCAAGCGAGACCGACCCGCCGTTCCAGCGATAGATCTCCGGGATTGCGCCGACCATCACTGATGTGTCGAGCACCTGGTCGTAGAACGAGAAATCGTTCGACGGGATCACGCTGACGCCGAGCTTTTTCTGGCGCGCCCAGTTGGCGGCGCGAAGGCCGACGCCGGTTTCGATCAGCGCCTTCTCGTCGGTTGCGCCCGACCAGAAACACTCCAGCGCGAATTTCAGCTCGCGGCGCGGACCGATGCGCGGCGTGCCGAGGGAGGCAACGGAAAGTGAAGCAGTGGAGATGGTGGAAGAAGACGTAGCTTTGGAAGAAGTAGCATTGGAAGTAGACATTGGCTTAACCCCAAAAGTTGGGGGCAAAGGCCGAAGTGACACGTCTGGATTTTTCGCGGACGGCAGAGCGCGCGCGGAAAATCGCAACCGCACCACCGGGACACCCCGCCCGAGGACGTGTATGTTGTCGAGGCAGGTCTCCTGGCTCGCGGGTCAATGCTGCTGTCCGGCCTTCCCGAAACCTTGCGAGGTCTCAGTGACTTTGTTGGACAGCGGCTCGCCGCTTACAGTTGCGGGGGCAGCTCCGGCTTTGGCTTTTCGGCCGCACCGGCTTCCCTCTTAGCTTCGGAAGAACGTCTCCCGAAGAACCACGACGGGTCCACTTATCGGCAACGCGGCAGGCGCGTCAACTCGACGACATTCACCGGTGCGTTGTGATCGTTGTTCACAGCCAGAGGGTTCCGTCGCCGAAATTCTTGCACATCGCCCGCTCGCCCCATTGACAGCCGCATCCGAATAACACCAGATATAGCCGTCACGGTCCGCCATGGCCCAACACATGGTGGCTAAGAGGGAAGCCGGTGATCGCGCGAAAGCGCGAAAATCCGGCGCTGCCCCCGCAACTGTAAGCAGTGAGTTGCTCCCGAATCTTACGTCACTGATGCGGCATCGCATTGGGAAGACACGGGAACAACGGCGACCTGCGAGCCAGGAGACCTGCCGCGACACCGAAGAAAACGTCCACGGGCGGGGTGTCCCGGCGGCGCTTGCAGATTCGTGCCCGCGTTTTCGCGTGGGCTAAAG
This region includes:
- the metE gene encoding 5-methyltetrahydropteroyltriglutamate--homocysteine S-methyltransferase, whose translation is MSTSNATSSKATSSSTISTASLSVASLGTPRIGPRRELKFALECFWSGATDEKALIETGVGLRAANWARQKKLGVSVIPSNDFSFYDQVLDTSVMVGAIPEIYRWNGGSVSLATYFAMARGAQGKPHEASCGHAHHGHGAAHGVPALEMTKWFDTNYHYMVPELAKDQQFTLASRKPIEEYEEAKALGYQTRPVLVGPVTFLKLAKSKDAGFNPLSLLDRLMPVYVEVLRELAYRGAEWVQIDEPCLVLDLDIVAQQALHYAYAEIASAVPQLKIMLTTYFGGLGANRDTALSLPVAGLHLDLVRAPEQIDELAGFPDDRVLSLGIIDGRNIWRADLSRLLDRLEPVIAKLGKHRVQIAPSCSLLHVPIDLALETGLDPEIKSWLAFSIQKLEELATLGTALADDRRAVEASLKASDQAATSRKASPRIHDAKVAARVASIDEPMRFRASIFAERATVQRERFNLPAFPTTTIGSFPQTADVRNARSAHARGALTDEAYKLYLQNQTARTVRWQENIGLDVLVHGEFERNDMVQYFGEQLAGFAFTTHGWVQSYGSRYVRPPVLFGDVSRPKPMTVEWWQYAQSLTTKPMKAMLTGPVTILNWSFVRDDIPRSEACRQIALAIRDEVTDLEAAGAGMIQIDEAALREGLPLRKSEWKVYLDWAVDAFRLCSSGVRDETQIHTHMCYSEFNDIIGAIGAMDADVISIETSRSKMELLDAFRDYRYPNEIGPGVYDIHSPRVPEIGEMTGLLKLARERLLDTQIWINPDCGLKTRKWEEVRPALANMVAAARELRAMA